A genomic window from Aethina tumida isolate Nest 87 chromosome 4, icAetTumi1.1, whole genome shotgun sequence includes:
- the LOC109601472 gene encoding mitochondrial fission 1 protein-like produces MADILDETVEAEELKKFEKIYHEQIFKNDVTSKAQFEYSWCLVRSKYKADIEKGIHLLEELYRTDEKGQRDYLYYLAVGNARLKEYSKALSYVNLFLSVEPGNQQVQSLQQTIKNKMKEDGLKGMAMVGGVALAVGTIVGVGMALSKKKKRY; encoded by the exons ATGGCAGATATATTAGACGAAACTGTCGAAGCCGAAGAGTTAAag AAATTCGAAAAAATCTATCacgaacaaatttttaaaaatgatgttaCATCAAAGGCACAATTTGAATATAGCTGGTGTCTGGTGAGGAGCAAATATAAGGCTGACATAGAAAAAGGCATCCACCTTCTTGAGGAGCTCTACAGAACTGATGAGAAAGGACAGAGGGATTATCTATATTATCTTGCTGTGGGGAACGCCAGACTCAAAGAATACTCCAAAGCACTGAGTtatgtgaatttatttttgtcagttGAACCAG GTAACCAACAGGTTCAGAGTTTGCAACAAACCATCAAGAATAAAATGAAGGAGGATGGCCTGAAGGGCATGGCAATGGTTGGTGGCGTTGCTTTGGCTGTAGGCACTATTGTAGGAGTAGGAATGGCTCTTTCCAAGAAAAAGAAACGCTACTAG
- the LOC109604383 gene encoding testis-specific serine/threonine-protein kinase 1, with the protein MAKDLFNTPSEELTLSQRGYKILKNLGEGSYAKVYLAEYTETKADKADNKTRVLACKVIDTLKAPKDFVKKFLPRELDITIRLNHPHIVHVHSVFQRKAKYFIFMRFAENGDVLEYILKKGTVSEPQARVWFRQLSLAMQYLHNLDIAHRDLKCENCLITGNFNLKLADFGFARFTSDKNGKLILSSTYCGSLSYAPPEILKGSPYYPKIGDLWSMGIILYVMLNKAMPFDDSNIKKLYEQQLSKKWAFRSKVVDGLSDQVKEFIPHLLEPNTKTRYTIEDVLTSQWISMDPRLAALSPAEEQALKASKEGRKTFDLSKPVESKGDNLLILKPNDHRESL; encoded by the exons ATGGCAAAGGACTTGTTCAACACGCCCTCGGAAGAGCTGACGTTGTCGCAGCGAGGGTACAAGATCTTGAAGAATCTCGGTGAAGGCTCCTACGCCAAAGTCTACCTGGCCGAATACACCGAGACCAAAGCCGACAAGGCGGACAACAAGACGAGAGTTCTGGCGTGCAAAGTGATCGACACCCTGAAAGCTCCAAAGGACTTCGTCAAAAAATTCTTGCCCCGCGAACTGGACATCACCATACGGCTGAACCACCCCCACATCGTGCACGTGCACAGCGTGTTCCAGCGCAAGGCCAAGTACTTCATATTCATGCGTTTCGCCGAAAATGGCGACGTGCTGGAGTACATACTTAAAAAGGGGACGGTCAGTGAGCCGCAGGCCAGGGTGTGGTTCCGACAGTTATCTCTGGCGATGCAGTACCTGCACAACCTGGATATAGCCCACAGGGATTTGAAGTGCGAGAACTGTCTGATCACGGGCAACTTCAATTTGAAACTGGCCGATTTCGGTTTCGCCCGATTCACCAGCGACAAAAACGGCAAACTGATATTGAGCTCCACTTACTGCGGTTCACTGTCCTACGCGCCACCTGAGATTTTGAagg gaaGTCCGTACTACCCAAAAATTGGTGACCTCTGGTCCATGGGTATCATATTGTACGTAATGCTGAACAAAGCAATGCCGTTCGATGACAGCAACATAAAAAAGCTGTACGAACAACAGTTGAGCAAAAAATGGGCGTTCAGGTCGAAAGTTGTTGACGGTTTGAGCGATCAAGTCAAGGAGTTTATACCACATTTGCTGGAACCAAACACCAAGACCCGGTACACCATCGAAGATGTTTTGACTTCCCAGTGGATATCGATGGATCCAAGACTGGCGGCCCTTTCGCCTGCCGAAGAACAAGCACTGAAGGCGTCCAAGGAAGGTCGCAAGACCTTCGATCTGTCCAAACCAGTGGAAAGCAAAG GTGACAACCTTTTGATTCTCAAACCCAACGACCACAGGGAGTCGTTATAA
- the LOC109601473 gene encoding insulin-like growth factor-binding protein complex acid labile subunit isoform X1, with the protein MDTTLGYRPASGLCSDSVVISTPRQRRPLSMMIHLLVFTLLVSTATALPCPGGCTCNDETYVVTCERGKLDVIPITLNPAIQRLVLKNNKIKTVDAAFQFYRDLQYVDLSNNHLVNIPTKSFINQVKLQELHLNKNKLSSINNNTFQGLKSLTVLNLRENFLEELPRGLFSILPKLEELNLGQNRISKIDAYAFEGLMALRVLYLDDNQLTSVPTPSFSVLGSLAELHVGLNAFSTLPDDAFKGLEKLSVLDLSSAGLSNISQNAFRGLNGLRVLNLADNKLQHIPTPQLSHLSRLEELMIGQNEYTVIEKDAFKGLTNLRKLDVTSATELQAVEKGAFTSNLNIETINFVSNKKLDSIEDGALVGLPNLKHLILKENALKSLSEAMVSYSELHSFELTDNLIHCDCQLLFLSNLMSVKMKNMTVQCATPLQLKDRPLRSLTADDLGCSFTDPRQQAILVTLCVSAIILLGGLGLFLFRYRQRVREALKDYKWNKRAISRKEHEYQKTFSDDDYIMRTQHNIKPIPVTEL; encoded by the coding sequence ATGATTCACCTGCTGGTGTTCACGTTGCTGGTCTCGACGGCCACAGCCCTCCCCTGTCCGGGCGGCTGCACCTGCAACGATGAAACCTACGTGGTGACCTGCGAAAGGGGCAAGCTGGACGTGATCCCCATAACCCTGAACCCCGCCATCCAGAGGCTGGTCCTCAAGAACAACAAGATCAAAACGGTGGACGCCGCCTTCCAGTTCTACAGGGACCTGCAGTACGTCGACCTATCCAACAACCATCTGGTGAACATACCCACCAAGAGCTTCATCAACCAGGTCAAGCTGCAGGAGCTGCACCTGAACAAGAACAAACTCTCCTCCATCAACAACAACACCTTCCAAGGGCTGAAATCGTTGACGGTTCTCAATTTGAGGGAGAACTTCCTGGAGGAGCTGCCCCGCGGGCTGTTTTCGATTTTGCCCAAGCTGGAGGAGCTCAACCTGGGCCAGAACAGGATATCCAAAATCGACGCTTACGCGTTCGAGGGACTGATGGCGTTGAGGGTCTTGTACTTGGACGATAACCAGCTGACGTCCGTGCCCACGCCTTCGTTCAGCGTGCTGGGCAGCCTGGCCGAGCTGCACGTCGGTCTAAACGCCTTCTCCACACTGCCCGACGACGCGTTCAAGGGCCTCGAGAAGCTGTCCGTCTTGGATCTGAGCAGCGCCGGACTGTCGAACATCAGTCAGAACGCGTTCAGAGGGCTGAACGGTTTGCGGGTGCTCAATTTGGCCGACAACAAGCTGCAACACATCCCGACGCCGCAGCTGTCGCATCTGTCGCGGCTGGAGGAATTGATGATCGGCCAGAACGAGTACACGGTCATAGAGAAGGACGCGTTCAAGGGGCTCACGAACTTGCGAAAGTTGGACGTGACCAGCGCGACGGAACTTCAGGCGGTCGAAAAAGGCGCGTTCACGTCGAACTTGAACATCGAGACCATCAATTTCGTGAGCAATAAGAAGTTGGATTCCATCGAGGACGGCGCCCTTGTGGGATTGCCGAACTTGAAACACCTGATATTGAAGGAGAACGCCCTGAAGTCGTTGTCGGAGGCGATGGTGTCGTACAGTGAGCTGCACTCGTTCGAACTCACTGATAATTTGATTCATTGCGACTGTCAGCTGTTGTTCCTGAGCAATTTGATGTCGGTGAAGATGAAGAACATGACGGTGCAATGCGCCACGCCTTTGCAGCTGAAGGACAGGCCGTTGAGGAGTTTGACCGCCGACGATTTGGGATGTTCCTTCACGGACCCTAGACAGCAAGCCATCTTGGTTACTTTGTGTGTTAGTGCCATCATCCTGCTGGGTGGGTTGGGGCTTTTTCTTTTTCGTTACCGGCAACGGGTTCGTGAGGCTCTTAAGGACTACAAGTGGAATAAGCGAGCCATTAGTAGGAAGGAGCACGAATACCAGAAGACTTTCTCCGACGATGATTATATTATGCGCACTCAACATAATATCAAACCTATACCGGTGACGGAATTGTAG
- the LOC109606996 gene encoding mitochondrial fission 1 protein-like — protein MADILAEELKKLEKIYQEQLFKNDVTSKAQFEYGWSLVRSKYKADIEKGANLFEELYKTDKEGQRNYLYYLAVGNARLREYSKALGYVGLFLSVEPDNQQVRSLQETIKKRMKEDGLTGMAIISGVALVVGAIIRIGMAFAQR, from the exons atGGCAGATATATTAGCCGAAGAGCTAAAG aaattggaaaaaatctaTCAAGAACAACTTTTCAAAAACGATGTTACATCAAAGGCACAATTTGAGTACGGCTGGTCTCTAGTAAGAAGCAAGTATAAGGCTGACATAGAAAAAGGCGCCAACCTTTTTGAGGAGCTCTACAAAACTGATAAAGAAGGACAAAGGAATTATCTATATTATCTTGCTGTAGGAAACGCCAGACTTAGAGAATATTCCAAAGCACTGGGTTATGTGGGCTTATTTTTGTCAGTTGAACCAG ATAACCAACAGGTTCGGAGTTTGCAAGAAACCATCAAGAAAAGAATGAAGGAGGATGGCCTGACGGGTATGGCTATAATTAGTGGTGTTGCTTTGGTTGTAGGCGCTATTATAAGAATAGGAATGGCTTTTGCCCAACGATAG
- the LOC109601468 gene encoding mitochondrial fission 1 protein-like, with product MADILDETVEAEELKKFEKIYHEQLYKNDVTSKAQFEYGWCLVRSKYKADIQKGIILLEELYRTDEEGQRDYLYYLAVGNARLKEYSKALSYVRSFLSVEPGNQQVQSLHQTIKKRMEKDGLKGMAMAGGVALAVGAIVGVGMALASKSKP from the exons atggCAGATATATTAGATGAAACCGTAGAAGCCGAAGAGttaaag AAATTCGAAAAAATCTACCACGAACAACTTTACAAAAACGATGTTACATCAAAGGCACAATTTGAATACGGCTGGTGTCTGGTGAGGAGCAAATATAAGGCTGACATACAGAAGGGCATCATCCTTCTTGAGGAGCTCTACAGAACTGATGAGGAAGGGCAAAGGGATTATCTATATTATCTTGCAGTGGGAAACGCCAGACTAAAGGAATACTCTAAAGCACTGAGCTATGTTAGATCATTTTTGTCAGTTGAACCAG GTAATCAACAGGTTCAAAGTTTGCACCAAACTATCAAGAAGAGGATGGAGAAGGATGGACTGAAGGGCATGGCAATGGCTGGTGGTGTTGCTTTGGCTGTGGGCGCTATTGTAGGAGTAGGAATGGCACTGGCCAGCAAAAGCAAACCCTAG
- the LOC109601473 gene encoding insulin-like growth factor-binding protein complex acid labile subunit isoform X2, which translates to MDTTLGYRPASGLCSDSVVMIHLLVFTLLVSTATALPCPGGCTCNDETYVVTCERGKLDVIPITLNPAIQRLVLKNNKIKTVDAAFQFYRDLQYVDLSNNHLVNIPTKSFINQVKLQELHLNKNKLSSINNNTFQGLKSLTVLNLRENFLEELPRGLFSILPKLEELNLGQNRISKIDAYAFEGLMALRVLYLDDNQLTSVPTPSFSVLGSLAELHVGLNAFSTLPDDAFKGLEKLSVLDLSSAGLSNISQNAFRGLNGLRVLNLADNKLQHIPTPQLSHLSRLEELMIGQNEYTVIEKDAFKGLTNLRKLDVTSATELQAVEKGAFTSNLNIETINFVSNKKLDSIEDGALVGLPNLKHLILKENALKSLSEAMVSYSELHSFELTDNLIHCDCQLLFLSNLMSVKMKNMTVQCATPLQLKDRPLRSLTADDLGCSFTDPRQQAILVTLCVSAIILLGGLGLFLFRYRQRVREALKDYKWNKRAISRKEHEYQKTFSDDDYIMRTQHNIKPIPVTEL; encoded by the coding sequence ATGATTCACCTGCTGGTGTTCACGTTGCTGGTCTCGACGGCCACAGCCCTCCCCTGTCCGGGCGGCTGCACCTGCAACGATGAAACCTACGTGGTGACCTGCGAAAGGGGCAAGCTGGACGTGATCCCCATAACCCTGAACCCCGCCATCCAGAGGCTGGTCCTCAAGAACAACAAGATCAAAACGGTGGACGCCGCCTTCCAGTTCTACAGGGACCTGCAGTACGTCGACCTATCCAACAACCATCTGGTGAACATACCCACCAAGAGCTTCATCAACCAGGTCAAGCTGCAGGAGCTGCACCTGAACAAGAACAAACTCTCCTCCATCAACAACAACACCTTCCAAGGGCTGAAATCGTTGACGGTTCTCAATTTGAGGGAGAACTTCCTGGAGGAGCTGCCCCGCGGGCTGTTTTCGATTTTGCCCAAGCTGGAGGAGCTCAACCTGGGCCAGAACAGGATATCCAAAATCGACGCTTACGCGTTCGAGGGACTGATGGCGTTGAGGGTCTTGTACTTGGACGATAACCAGCTGACGTCCGTGCCCACGCCTTCGTTCAGCGTGCTGGGCAGCCTGGCCGAGCTGCACGTCGGTCTAAACGCCTTCTCCACACTGCCCGACGACGCGTTCAAGGGCCTCGAGAAGCTGTCCGTCTTGGATCTGAGCAGCGCCGGACTGTCGAACATCAGTCAGAACGCGTTCAGAGGGCTGAACGGTTTGCGGGTGCTCAATTTGGCCGACAACAAGCTGCAACACATCCCGACGCCGCAGCTGTCGCATCTGTCGCGGCTGGAGGAATTGATGATCGGCCAGAACGAGTACACGGTCATAGAGAAGGACGCGTTCAAGGGGCTCACGAACTTGCGAAAGTTGGACGTGACCAGCGCGACGGAACTTCAGGCGGTCGAAAAAGGCGCGTTCACGTCGAACTTGAACATCGAGACCATCAATTTCGTGAGCAATAAGAAGTTGGATTCCATCGAGGACGGCGCCCTTGTGGGATTGCCGAACTTGAAACACCTGATATTGAAGGAGAACGCCCTGAAGTCGTTGTCGGAGGCGATGGTGTCGTACAGTGAGCTGCACTCGTTCGAACTCACTGATAATTTGATTCATTGCGACTGTCAGCTGTTGTTCCTGAGCAATTTGATGTCGGTGAAGATGAAGAACATGACGGTGCAATGCGCCACGCCTTTGCAGCTGAAGGACAGGCCGTTGAGGAGTTTGACCGCCGACGATTTGGGATGTTCCTTCACGGACCCTAGACAGCAAGCCATCTTGGTTACTTTGTGTGTTAGTGCCATCATCCTGCTGGGTGGGTTGGGGCTTTTTCTTTTTCGTTACCGGCAACGGGTTCGTGAGGCTCTTAAGGACTACAAGTGGAATAAGCGAGCCATTAGTAGGAAGGAGCACGAATACCAGAAGACTTTCTCCGACGATGATTATATTATGCGCACTCAACATAATATCAAACCTATACCGGTGACGGAATTGTAG